A stretch of DNA from Longimicrobiales bacterium:
CTGGAACTACCGCGTGGGTGCCACCGACGACGTCTCCGCGACCGTTACCTACAACATGAACCGCCTGCAGACGCTGGACTCGCCAACTACCTACTGCGTCACCCTGAACGACACGGCATCGATCGATCCTTCTTCCATTCTCCATCGGACCACATTCAGTCACCCCCACTTCACGCGCGACGGGATCGCAGCGCAGGCCAGACACGCGGAAATCAGCGGGCCGAACCGAACCCATTACTGCGGCGCCTACTGGGGCTTCGGATTCCATGAGGACGGCGTCCGCAGCGCTGTAGGCGTAGCGGAAAGGCTCGGAGGTGCGCTGTGAAGAGCTGCATCTACCGAGGGTCGGTCAATCATGAACGTGCCAGTCCGACGGGCCACTGTTTCCGTTACGACCTGTTTATGATGTACCTAGACCTGGATGAGCTCCCGGCTCTCTTCGATCGACACTGGCTTTGGTCAGCTCGCCGACCAGCCCCGGCGTGGTTCCGAAGGGAGGACTACCTGGGGACGGGACCCCTCGACGAGGCCGTGAGAGAGGAGGCCCAACGGCTTACCGGCATCCCGCCGATCGGGCCCATCCGGGTACTCACGCACCTTCGGTATTTCGGCTATGTAATGAACCCGGTCACGTTCTACTACTGCTTCTCCGAAAACGGAGATCGAGTGGACACGATCCTGGCAGAGATCACCAACACACCGTGGAACGAACGTCACACCTACGCGCTCCGATCGGAGCAAGGTGACACGTGCGGCACGCCCCATGAGTTCACGAAGG
This window harbors:
- a CDS encoding DUF1365 domain-containing protein — protein: MKSCIYRGSVNHERASPTGHCFRYDLFMMYLDLDELPALFDRHWLWSARRPAPAWFRREDYLGTGPLDEAVREEAQRLTGIPPIGPIRVLTHLRYFGYVMNPVTFYYCFSENGDRVDTILAEITNTPWNERHTYALRSEQGDTCGTPHEFTKAFHISPFMSMTHEYSWRLSDPGERLHVHMENREDGEKIFEVTLHLRRHNISSASLASALGSFPWVTARVLVGIYWQAFRLWLKKTPYFEHPISQGADA